In Microbacterium foliorum, the following proteins share a genomic window:
- a CDS encoding DUF2004 domain-containing protein, whose product MAIEHDYFGLLSSGPDGSIFWSETVELGDQSVTVDLTAPDQDDVSADALDIAASLIAGLENVDDVARRGMLAEVDDRTSEVTEYILQQQEAYGDELEDVLVDVSGDAAVDIIRSLRLMSMTILADEHGGSEPFAVLEYALDATTTDDVLLVNLGSDGSVQSVMSAD is encoded by the coding sequence ATGGCGATCGAACACGACTACTTCGGCCTCCTGTCCTCCGGACCGGACGGATCGATCTTCTGGTCCGAGACAGTGGAGCTCGGTGACCAGAGCGTCACGGTCGATCTCACCGCGCCCGATCAGGACGATGTCTCAGCGGACGCGCTCGACATCGCGGCCTCGCTCATAGCGGGGCTCGAGAATGTCGACGATGTCGCCCGACGGGGCATGCTCGCTGAGGTCGATGATCGCACCAGCGAGGTCACCGAGTACATCCTGCAGCAGCAGGAGGCCTACGGCGATGAGCTCGAAGACGTCCTCGTCGACGTCAGCGGTGACGCCGCGGTCGACATCATCCGCTCGCTGCGCCTCATGAGCATGACGATCCTCGCCGACGAGCACGGCGGATCCGAGCCGTTCGCCGTGCTGGAGTATGCTCTCGACGCCACCACCACCGATGACGTGCTGCTCGTGAACCTCGGTTCGGACGGCAG